A single window of Aspergillus puulaauensis MK2 DNA, chromosome 5, nearly complete sequence DNA harbors:
- a CDS encoding amidohydrolase family protein (COG:S;~EggNog:ENOG410PJAS;~InterPro:IPR006680,IPR032466,IPR032465;~go_function: GO:0016787 - hydrolase activity [Evidence IEA];~go_function: GO:0016831 - carboxy-lyase activity [Evidence IEA]): MSRSMIPKIALEEAFNLPGLSGESNQFTSPTGSEDLAANLVDIHDQRLKGMDENSVEYMVLSLTSPGPQNITDPVAAQGLAERANDYLADEICKNPNRFGGFGALSMHDPKSAALEARRAIKVLGFHGLLVNDFQSTGGDEEGAIFYDQPEWDVFWKEVEELDVPLYIHPRLTTPAVTKLFIAGRPWLRGSTYFFSVGKVAFS, from the coding sequence ATGTCGCGCAGCATGATACCCAAAATCGCCCTCGAGGAGGCATTTAATCTTCCTGGCTTATCTGGGGAGAGTAATCAATTCACTTCTCCCACTGGCTCGGAAGATCTCGCTGCTAACTTGGTTGACATTCACGACCAACGCTTGAAAGGGATGGATGAGAACAGTGTCGAGTATATGGTTCTCTCCCTTACATCCCCGGGTCCTCAAAATATAACAGATCCTGTTGCCGCCCAAGGCCTTGCTGAGCGTGCCAATGACTATCTAGCTGACGAGATCTGCAAAAACCCTAATCGATTCGGTGGTTTTGGGGCATTAAGCATGCACGATCCAAAGTCCGCCGCACTGGAGGCGAGGCGTGCCATCAAGGTATTAGGCTTTCATGGCCTGCTCGTGAATGACTTTCAATCAACgggaggcgatgaagaaggagcaATTTTCTATGATCAGCCTGAGTGGGACGTCTTCTGGaaagaggttgaggagcttgatgTTCCCCTCTATATCCATCCCCGGCTCACTACTCCGGCTGTTACCAAGCTCTTCATAGCTGGACGACCATGGTTACGAGGAAGCACTTATTTCTTCAGTGTCGGTAAAGTGGCATTCTCCTGA
- a CDS encoding zinc-binding alcohol dehydrogenase family protein (COG:Q;~EggNog:ENOG410PPID;~InterPro:IPR011032,IPR020843,IPR013154,IPR036291;~PFAM:PF08240;~go_function: GO:0016491 - oxidoreductase activity [Evidence IEA];~go_process: GO:0055114 - oxidation-reduction process [Evidence IEA]), with protein MGEQEALILKELQRPLTLDRRPIPEPTGNQVLVRIITAGINPHDQKGRGRGVLVEKYLPHAILANDIGGIVEEIGPDVQRFSVGDRIVGQSNILSGGPDQAGLQQFCILDANFAAPIPQDISFDQAAAVPVNAMASFIALFSSSGLGLAPKFLGHDSEYAKEAIVIIGGGSNSGKFALQFSRLAGFGRIIATVKVRGDGGQSLREFGATHVIYREAADVEAQIRAIVGDELVYAFDAVNGTYSGGVSHQLALSLLSTTKKGSLATLVRGEADPAIAATKTAGFKKNRVLGVSDPHQELATKFWRELPGWIGNGGLKTLDFEVIDGLDAVKVNSLLDDYRDGRAVTKTHVHPDHRDSILE; from the exons ATGGGCGAGCAGGAAGCATTAATTCTCAAGGAGCTCCAAAGGCCACTGACCCTAGACAGGCGACCTATCCCTGAACCAACTGGGAACCAAGTTCTCGTGAGGATCATTACAGCCGGGA TTAACCCCCATGACCAAAAG ggtcgaggtcgaggtgtACTCGTGGAGAAGTACTTGCCTCATGCGATCCTCGCAAACGACATCGGCGGTATTGTCGAGGAGATAGGACCAGACGTGCAAAGGTTCTCCGTTGGAGATCGCATCGTTGGACAGTCTAACATCCTGTCGGGTGGTCCTGACCAAGCTGGCCTGCAGCAGTTCTGCATCCTCGACGCAAACTTTGCTGCTCCCATACCACAGGATATTAGTTTTGACCAGGCAGCGGCAGTCCCGGTCAATGCCATGGCGAGTTTTATCGCCCTATTCAGTTCGTCAGGATTGGGCTTAGCACCAAAGTTCCTGGGCCACGATTCGGAGTACGCGAAGGAAGCGATTGTCATCATCGGTGGCGGCTCTAATAGTGGGAAGTTTGCCCTCCAGTTCTCTCGTCTCGCAGGCTTTGGCAGGATCATTGCAACGGTCAAGGTCCGCGGCGATGGGGGCCAGTCCCTCCGTGAATTTGGTGCCACACATGTCATATATCGGGAGGCAGCGGATGTGGAAGCTCAGATCCGTGCGATCGTTGGCGATGAATTGGTATACGCCTTTGACGCGGTCAACGGCACTTACTCGGGTGGTGTCAGCCACCAGCTGGCGCTCTCGCTTCTGTCGACCACGAAGAAAGGGTCTTTGGCAACATTGGTGCGTGGAGAGGCTGACCCTGCAATTGCAGCTACAAAGACCGCTGGCTTCAAGAAAAACCGAGTTCTCGGAGTTAGTGACCCGCACCAAGAGCTGGCTACCAAGTTCTGGAGGGAGTTGCCAGGTTGGATCGGAAATGGCGGGCTGAAGACGTTAGACTTTGAAGTTATTGACGGACTGGACGCGGTCAAAGTCAACAGCCTGCTGGACGACTACCGTGATGGTAGAGCGGTAACTAAGACACATGTGCATCCCGATCATAGGGACTCCATTCTCGAATGA
- a CDS encoding uncharacterized protein (COG:G;~EggNog:ENOG410PITA;~InterPro:IPR020846,IPR011701,IPR036259;~PFAM:PF07690;~TransMembrane:12 (i64-85o105-124i133-154o166-185i192-213o219-241i315-348o368-387i408-425o437-461i473-492o504-523i);~go_function: GO:0022857 - transmembrane transporter activity [Evidence IEA];~go_process: GO:0055085 - transmembrane transport [Evidence IEA]) encodes MPLGVIQVDGQHAPGTVLLINQTAGDGFLQEKHDTGKNTNVILVPQPSNSPNDPLNWPQWKKNLAYAVIFANSIIYASIPAPLIAPSTVLLSQSLGRSIKDVSMLTAYQLLLCACYGPIASALAHKYGKRPQFIFGAVMGMVGTIVCCTTTYSYRVLLAGRIIQGVGSSVFESLSMAVIGDLFFVHERSFRASLLVMTWTCIISLVSILGGLITEELGWRYVFLIHLPFTIVGVIATFLLLPETQYQSDPDDIAGAPEETQVEDKGRNEISHEHDELPDRENGGVPSSSTEMKKTFVQELAIYSRTFSDTNLFKLVFAPFGVLLNPAVIWLTIVGSVCIALYVALSYILAQIWSPPPYNLNARQNGTFYVGALIGGLLSSTVSPWVGDIITTKMTKWNQGVYEPEFRIPMIIFATLFCGIGWFVFMWDLDNPTPHGYYLGAFCHGCLCAGTTIGMTVANLYILDAFRESSTEIFVLAMASKNFLFYGFSEFINDWTERQGPSEVLRVFGIVTMCIMATSLVLCKFD; translated from the exons ATGCCTCTAGGTGTTATACAAGTGGATGGGCAGCATGCCCCTGGTACCGTCCTGTTGATTAATCAAACAGCGGGAGATGGTTTTCTCCAAGAAAAGCACGACACTGGCAAG AATACAAACGTTATTCTTGTTCCTCAACCCTCCAATAGTCCAAATGACCCGTTG AACTGGCCgcaatggaagaagaacttgGCGTATGCTGTTATATTTGCcaattctattatttatgcTTCGATTCCGGCACCACTTATTGCCCCATCTACCGTCTTATTGTCGCAATCACTTGGGCGATCAATTAAAGACGTTTCAATGCTAACCGCATATCAACTGCTTCTATGTGCATGTTACGG acCGATTGCCTCCGCCTTGGCACATAAATACGGGAAACGGCCACAATTTATCTTTGGCGCTGTTATGGGGATGGTTGGGACAATCGTCTGTTGCACTACTACCTATAGCTATCGTGTCTTGTTAGCCGGCCGGATCATCCAAGGTGTTGGCTCATCGGTGTTTGAGAGTCTGTCAATGGCGGTTATTGGTGATCT GTTCTTCGTCCACGAGAGATCGTTTCGTGCTAGTCTACTGGTGATGACATGGACCTGTATTATCTCTCTCGTCTCAATTCTAGGTGGCCTGATAACTGAGGAGCTTGGCTGGAGATATGTGTTTCTAATTCATCTACCCTTCACCATTGTCGGAGTGATTGCAACTTTCCTCTTGCTTCCAGAAACCCAGTATCAGAGCGACCCAGACGACATAGCGGGGGCCCCGGAAGAGACTCAAGTGGAAGATAAGGGACGCAACGAGATCAGCCACGAACATGACGAACTACCAGATAGGGAAAATGGAGGGgtaccatcatcatcaacagagatgaagaagacattTGTGCAGGAACTTGCTATTTACAGCAGGACGTTCAGTGACACCAACTTATTCAAGCTGGTTTTTGCCCCCTTTGGCGTGCTTCTGAATCCTGCAGTTATATGG TTAACTATTGTGGGTAGCGTGTGCATT GCTCTCTATGTCGCTCTCTCCTATATTCTCGCTCAAATATGGTCACCTCCTCCGTATAATCTAAATGCCAGGCAAAACGGTACTTTTTACGTTGGTG CATTGATCGGAGGGCTGCTGAGCAGCACAGTGAGCCCATGGGTGGGGGATATAATCACCACGAAGATGACCAAGTGGAACCAAGGAGTATATGAGCCAGAGTTCCGCATCCCAATGATAATATTTGCTACTCTATTCTGTGGCATCGGATGGTTTGTCTTTATGTGGGATCTTGACAACCCAACACCCCATGGTTATTATCTAGGCGCGTTCTGTCACGGCTGTCTCTGCGCTGGTACAACTATCGGCATGACCGTTGCCAACCTTTACATCCT TGATGCCTTCCGTGAAAGCTCCACAGAGATCTTCGTTCTCGCGATGGCATCCAAGAACTTCCTCTTCTACGGGTTTTCTGAATTCATCAACGACTGGACAGAGCGACAGGGCCCGAGTGAGGTTTTAAGGGTTTTCGGGATTGTGACAATGTGTATCATGGCTACTTCACTTGTGTTGTGTAAGTTTGACTAG
- a CDS encoding uncharacterized protein (COG:S;~EggNog:ENOG410PMT6;~InterPro:IPR036864,IPR007219,IPR001138;~PFAM:PF00172;~TransMembrane:1 (o498-517i);~go_function: GO:0000981 - DNA-binding transcription factor activity, RNA polymerase II-specific [Evidence IEA];~go_function: GO:0003677 - DNA binding [Evidence IEA];~go_function: GO:0008270 - zinc ion binding [Evidence IEA];~go_process: GO:0006351 - transcription, DNA-templated [Evidence IEA];~go_process: GO:0006355 - regulation of transcription, DNA-templated [Evidence IEA]), with protein MASDDRRRKNALSCDGCRQRKVKCEKPSAGPCQRCSRLGKQCQVGGSTSRPYYHTSKERYDLLVSVVRHFVPSASFSTDNLRELVDTLPASAEGSQPPPTLAQLDTPSSSTGPVSQECTVGDLEGTLMVDAMNIPRFSGPSSCTTLNAKMVSHLSKDTSGLSPFEESEPPSLFDGQVTSYQNPNYLPNRKALDQAAVKFFAEINSVIYILDQDRFHLWLDDVYDGKGVSVSILVILYLVMALCGDQDPSFDIARSYMDDVIEESRLESVRAIMLMSLYRQREDDRSVAWAILGVAIRISQSLGLHQRIGYAKDTSIYGSEVKRRLWWSLREFDNWSSCMLGRPTSSGSTDHDIHLPSQEFNSTPYTPPGYATSSASLGIMIGQISQQLYMQSGNLRSKAQLTGDLIQQVEGWSNKLPDHLRPDSAFPSCFARATLYLSLKYNFARMLIGRPYLTHLIFCRNTHDAVFESRAETCKLANDDSIEILTEFYRRGLLSTSLWFDTYFILATAIVLFLRAVETSSMQKELRSFLPVFKLCGHSKVGRYAAACFEKFLCNLENGTMERHHMDVENPVPQSPRPANAMGLCHEMNLNDLGDLNTIASECFGFGGGFDLDLCGVELS; from the exons ATGGCAAGCGACGACCGACGACGAAAGAACGCCCTCAGCTGCGACGGGTGCAGACAACGGAAGGTGAAG TGTGAGAAACCATCTGCTGGTCCCTGCCAGCGATGTAGCAGGCTAGGCAAGCAGTGCCAAGTAGGAGGCTCGACCTCCCGACCCTACTATCATACATCAAAAGAACGATACGACCTTCTGGTCTCCGTGGTTCGTCATTTTGTGCCTTCGGCTTCTTTCAGCACCGACAACCTACGTGAGCTTGTAGACACCCTGCCAGCTTCGGCGGAAGGCTCACAGCCGCCTCCCACACTGGCCCAACTGGATACTCCATCCTCGTCTACAGGTCCTGTCAGCCAGGAATGCACAGTCGGAGACTTAGAGGGTACACTGATGGTGGATGCTATGAACATTCCTC GATTCAGTGGCCCATCCAGCTGCACTACTCTCAATGCCAAGATGGTTTCGCATCTGTCCAAGGATACCAGCGGTCTATCACCATTCGAAGAGAGTGAGCCACCATCATTATTTGATGGACAGGTGACTTCTTATCAAAATCCAAACTATCTGCCCAATCGCAAGGCTCTTGATCAAGCAGCGGTGAAGTTCTTCGCAGAGATCAACAGTGTCATCTATATCCTTGATCAAGATAGATTCCACCTTTGGCTTGATGACGTGTATGATGGGAAGGGGGTGAGCGTATCCATCCTTGTCATATTATATCTGGTCATGGCCCTCTGCGGCGATCAAGACCCCAGTTTTGACATCGCTCGCTCCTACATGGATGATGTGATCGAGGAATCGAGATTGGAGAGTGTACGAGCCATCATGCTTATG AGCTTGTACCGCCAGAGAGAGGATGATCGCAGTGTTGCTTGGGCAATTCTGGGTGTGGCAATTCGGATTTCACAGTCACTCGGACTTCACCAACGTATAGGGTATGCGAAGGATACTTCTATATATGGATCAGAAGTTAAGCGGCGCCTCTGGTGGTCCCTACGCGAATTTGATAACTGGAGCTCTTGCATGTTGGGCCGCCCGACTAGCTCTGGTAGCACAGATCATGATATCCATCTTCCTTCGCAG GAATTCAACAGCACACCCTACACCCCGCCTGGGTACGCCACCAGCTCAGCATCTCTCGGTATTATGATTGGCCAGATATCTCAGCAGCTATATATGCAAAGCGGCAATTTGCGAAGCAAAGCGCAATTGACTGGCGATCTTATTCAGCAAGTTGAAGGCTGGAGCAATAAACTGCCCGATCACCTTCGTCCTGATTCGGCATTCCCCTCCTGCTTTGCTCGTGCCACGTTATATTTAAGccttaaatataatttcgCCCGTATGCTTATCGGGCGACCTTACTTGACGCATCTGATATTCTGCCGCAATACACACGACGCTGTTTTCGAATCCCGAGCAGAGACCTGTAAACTTGCAAATGATGACTCGATTGAGATTCTTACCGAATTCTACCGCCGAGGTCTCTTGTCGACATCTCTCTGGTTTGATACTTACTTTATCTTGGCAACGGCAATCGTCCTGTTTCTCCGCGCGGTCGAAACGTCCAGTATGCAGAAGGAGCTCAGATCATTTCTGCCTGTTTTCAAATTGTGTGGCCATAGCAAGGTTGGAAGATACGCTGCTGCATGCTTCGAGAAGTTTCTTTGCAATTTGGAGAATGGCACGATGGAAAGACATCATATGGATGTCGAAAACCCTGTTCCCCAGTCGCCTAGGCCCGCCAATGCGATGGGTTTATGTCATGAAATGAACTTGAATGATCTGGGAGACCTTAACACCATTGCGTCTGAgtgctttggctttggaggtGGCTTCGACCTGGACCTATGTGGAGTTGAGTTGTCATAG
- a CDS encoding aldehyde dehydrogenase family protein (COG:C;~EggNog:ENOG410PUP5;~InterPro:IPR015590,IPR029510,IPR016161,IPR016162, IPR016163;~PFAM:PF00171;~go_function: GO:0016491 - oxidoreductase activity [Evidence IEA];~go_function: GO:0016620 - oxidoreductase activity, acting on the aldehyde or oxo group of donors, NAD or NADP as acceptor [Evidence IEA];~go_process: GO:0055114 - oxidation-reduction process [Evidence IEA]), translating to MAPNALDGPLNDKPFHIETRLFINGKFVESSDKQVFTLRAPSTHKPVAEVYEASIEDTNRAVAAAKAAQPAWAKLSPTKRGEPMKKLAALIREHHAELAYLEAVSMGRPLRSYLDSMMAAERFEAYAGVAITARGASSLNTPGFVNMTLRQPFGVVAAIIPWNVPLVAFSGKVAPALAAGNTVVLKSSEKAPLTVGISTCWVAKAFIANQQEQSLKVAQLACEAGFPPGVLNVLSGHGPISGATLASHMDVRAISFTGSTRTGRAIQTAAAQSNMKNVILELGGKSPAVIFDDADLDVAVPLTARSIQWNSGQVCMANSRIYVQDTIAARFIPLFKQSFGAVQQGSPLDPATEHGPVADDLQFRTVSQYIAAGNESGKLSLGGTAKDGFIEPTVFEETQEDAKIMKEEVFGPVVNINIFHTEEEALAKANDTMYGLYAAVFTKDVNRAMRFAKGLEAGTVGVNCTSPVTAHDLSFGGWKASGIGREGLLDSINAFLETKSVLFKIE from the exons ATGGCACCAAACGCACTAGACGGACCGTTGAACGACAAGCCTTTTCACATCGAGACGAGATTATTCATCAATGGAAAG TTTGTCGAATCCTCAGATAAACAGGTGTTCACGCTCCGCGCTCCTTCGACGCATAAACCAGTTGCTGAAG TTTACGAAGCAAGTATCGAGGACACCAACCGAGCGGTTGCTGCGGCAAAAGCGGCACAGCCGGCATGGGCGAAGCTGTCCCCAACGAAACGTGGAGAGCCCATGAAGAAGCTCGCCGCGCTGATCCGCGAGCACCACGCCGAGCTTGCCTATCTAGAAGCGGTGTCGATGGGGCGACCATTGCGCAGCTACCTTGACAGCATGATGGCTGCGGAAAGGTTCGAAGCATATGCCGGGGTTGCTATTACTGCCAGGGGCGCTTCGAGTCTGAACACCCCTGGATTCGTGAATATGACTCTGAGACAACCTTTCGGTGTAGTCGCAGCAATCATCCCATGGAATGTTCCTCTAGTCGCATTCTCGGGAAAGGTTGCCCCTGCCCTAGCTGCGGGCAACACTGTTGTGCTTAAGAGCAGTGAAAAGGCTCCATTAACGGTGGGTATCTCTACTTGCTGGGTTGCCAAAGCTTTTATCGCtaatcaacaagaacagtCCCTCAAAGTAGCTCAGCTTGCCTGCGAAGCTGGCTTTCCACCTGGGGTGCTCAATGTACTTTCCGGCCATGGGCCAATCAGTGGGGCGACGTTGGCTTCGCACATGGACGTGCGTGCTATCTCGTTCACTGGCTCTACCAGGACGGGAAGGGCAATCCAAACAGCGGCAGCACAGTCCAATATGAAGAATGTGATCCTCGAGCTGGGTGGGAAGTCACCCGCCGTCATTTTCGACGATGCTGATCTGGACGTGGCGGTTCCCTTAACTGCACGCAGCATCCAATGGAACAGTGGCCAGGTTTGTATGGCAAATTCACGCATCTACGTGCAGGATACCATTGCAGCCAGGTTCATCCCTCTGTTCAAGCAAAGCTTTGGCGCTGTTCAGCAAGGAAGCCCCCTGGATCCGGCAACAGAGCATGGGCCAGTTGCGGATGATCTCCAGTTCCGTACTGTCTCGCAATACATTGCAGCCGGCAATGAGTCCGGGAAGCTATCTCTTGGTGGAACTGCCAAGGACGGATTTATAGAACCAACCGTGTTCGAGGAGACGCAAGAAGATGCGAAGATTATGAAGGAGGAGGTTTTTGGCCCTGTGGTAAATATCAATATTTTTCataccgaggaggaggcaCTCGCCAAGGCCAACGATACTATGTACGGCCTGTATGCCGCTGTTTTCACCAAAGATGTGAATCGAGCTATGCGTTTCGCCAAGGGCCTCGAAGCAGGGACTGTCGGGGTCAATTGCACGTCTCCAGTAACCGCCCACGACTTATCATTCGGGGGATGGAAGGCAAGTGGCATAGGACGTGAGGGACTGCTGGACAGCATCAACGCTTTTCTTGAGACAAAGAGCGTTTTGTTTAAGATAGAATAG